The following proteins come from a genomic window of Thermodesulfobacteriota bacterium:
- the tmk gene encoding dTMP kinase, giving the protein MFITFEGIEGCGKTTQISLLGNFLDTKGLPYIITREPGGTEIGEEIRKILLSSQNKDMSLTTELFLYLASRAQHIKEVIKPALVNKKIVLCDRFSYATIAYQVYARGFDLKLVKKLNQLATSGLTSDITILFDCPVDIGITRAIGRIRSEANQAREDRFEREDRSFHEKVREGYLKVARRNESIIVIDGTKDIEIIHEEICKTVFPKIMKREMDVV; this is encoded by the coding sequence ATGTTTATTACATTTGAGGGGATAGAGGGGTGTGGCAAGACCACCCAGATTAGCCTGCTGGGGAATTTCCTTGATACAAAAGGGCTTCCTTATATAATTACAAGGGAACCTGGTGGTACTGAGATAGGGGAAGAAATAAGAAAAATACTATTGTCCTCTCAGAATAAAGACATGAGTCTTACCACTGAGTTATTTCTATATTTAGCCAGCAGGGCTCAGCATATTAAAGAGGTAATTAAGCCGGCTCTGGTGAACAAAAAAATCGTACTCTGTGATCGCTTTAGTTATGCCACCATTGCCTATCAGGTGTATGCCAGAGGATTTGACCTTAAGCTGGTCAAGAAATTGAATCAACTTGCCACTTCCGGTTTAACTTCTGATATTACCATACTTTTTGACTGTCCGGTAGATATTGGAATAACGAGAGCAATTGGGAGGATACGTTCAGAAGCAAATCAGGCAAGAGAGGATAGATTTGAAAGAGAGGATAGAAGCTTCCACGAAAAAGTCAGAGAAGGATATTTGAAGGTTGCTAGAAGAAATGAAAGTATTATAGTTATTGATGGAACCAAAGATATAGAAATAATCCACGAGGAGATATGTAAGACCGTGTTTCCCAAAATTATGAAAAGAGAGATGGATGTCGTTTAA
- a CDS encoding cobalamin B12-binding domain-containing protein, whose protein sequence is MDSDVRVRIMIAKPGLDGHDRGAKIIARGLRDAGFEVIYTGLHQTPEQIVNAAIQEDVDAIGLSSLAGAHKHLFLQVLKLLEKNVAGDIIVFGGGIIPDEDIPELIGIGIRAVFRPGTKIEDAVNWVKTNVRQRR, encoded by the coding sequence ATGGATTCTGATGTGAGAGTGAGGATAATGATTGCGAAACCTGGACTGGACGGACATGATCGGGGTGCAAAGATAATTGCTAGAGGGCTTAGGGATGCTGGATTTGAGGTGATATATACAGGTCTGCATCAAACCCCTGAACAGATTGTAAATGCTGCCATTCAGGAGGATGTGGATGCCATTGGGCTTAGCAGTTTAGCAGGGGCACATAAGCATTTGTTCTTACAGGTACTCAAACTGTTGGAGAAAAATGTGGCAGGTGATATAATAGTTTTTGGAGGGGGTATTATCCCCGATGAGGACATTCCTGAACTCATAGGGATCGGGATAAGGGCAGTCTTCCGGCCTGGAACCAAGATTGAAGACGCCGTTAACTGGGTTAAAACCAATGTTAGGCAAAGAAGATAA